The nucleotide sequence GCAAAATATCGACAAGtacaattttgtattatttttgacaTTCACCTGATTCTTGAGAAGCACTTCAGACCGTAAGTTGTATAGGGGGTTTCAACTTGTTTCCTTAAGATGAAATTGCAGCTGAACGTTTTTCGGGCGAATTCAGTCTCCCCTCTGTACATGTCGCAACCACTATGCTGCCTTCTGTGGCAAATGGCGTgcgccaaagttcacaaagacaaaagaaaactttaaactattaataggggccggaaaaattcccggattcaatgacctctaggatagcctccattatcctctgcacttctcaagtaaacacgcgtgttaattggttaataaattgtgagtcgtctccactgggtagcttgtgattcgacgcttctatggtcgatagtctctcactggcccagagagctccagttaaaccgcgagacaatagcagaaccagcagaattatacacatgtttgaatttcagcctatcaggaaatgaatccgcgaatttttccggtctctaactattaactttttagtgaattttaacaatatgggtagtattaaaaaaaatacttgtcaaaatcaggtccaaaaacagggtttagtattttctcaGATATTTTACTCTTTCATCGGAGCCATCTCATTATAAAGTTataaatttctgtctgctaaacAATAATTGATTGAACAGtccgacgtagctgcttcggcagcaaATTATAGCAGAGGGTGCGGAAATTATTTGTGATTctcgtccagaaatgtagttgaaaacataatttgagtatatttatcacgctagacattaatttaaagaatattacgttaaatttcgtatcctAGTTTCAtgttataagtatatttgcaaaatgagaatacgtgaatttgctccttaccgaggttagctgttacacatcactggcgatttCTTAAATacacattcatatttttttttaaatgttaaaaagcGTTGATCAGTTGGTTAGTTTTCGTTAGTTGAACACATTTGGTGCATTCAAGATCACCTATAGAATTAGTGAGCCATTTTTCCCTCCCGAGcgcaaaataaaactgaatttggcTTATAAGAACCCCAGTTTTTTTGCTCAGATATTATAAATATTCACTTGacgtaagtttttggacatacgccattgcttagcaatggcgtatgtccaaaaacttacattaagtcatgcactcccattgcacaaatctttcgaaGATAATTATAAATATTGATACATGCATTTTTAACGTaccaaattatattaatatttggtAACTTCTCTTCACTGAACAGGGAAACCAAGCACCTTTTCACCCAgccacaaacaaaaaaatgtattacaaaaaaTCTAAGCTGACCAAATGAACCAACGTGAACCAAGTGCAGACTTACTATACAgtatgagtctgaattcgaccgactaaCTTTGGCTGCAAGtacatcacgacaaaataagttgaaaatctCTATCACACTTATGATCTAAAGCGCTTCCCAACAAAATAAGCTGAACATCTCTATCAGACTTAAGGTCTAAAGTGCATCCCAACATCTTTGAATTTGGgactgaacaacatttttttatcGTAAGCAAAATAGGCTACAAAGTACTTAAGATGGATTACTGAGCTTCTGAATTATGTTTAGTCGAAAGAATTTCTACaaaaacttcaaattttgtagctacaaaaaatttatttcattgaaataattagggTATTAACAAGTCAccaaatatgtggaaaataaaggtgtaagcccccaattatttaaatgaaataattttgctacagctacCAAATTTGCGGTGTTTGTAGAATATAATTCAATGATTAATACGCTGAATGTTATAATACAAtaatttccttatttttttttttaaattacaaattctcTTCAGCCACAAATACAAATCATGTCGTATAGTTTccctattttttttgcattaaaattatcaTCAGCCCCAACTTCAGACCATAAGTAGTATAGAGGTTTCTAACTTACTGTATTATGATGAACATGCATCAAAAGTTTGTCGGCTAAATTCAGACGCAATATGTAGAGCCTATATGTTTTAAGATGTTAACCTTTTTCCAAGGATAAAAAAGAAACCAACAAATTCTTGTAGTTCGTCACTTTTCCGGCTGCCACCCCTCCTTCATCAGTGTTCATGTAGCTGATTGCATTTACAGAGTTGCCAAATGTCTTCCTTTCCAGTTCGGTACATAATAGGAAGTCTTGTATGGAAGCTCCATGCTTGCCCACCTAATTAAAGTGCCGACAGTGAAAGTGCATTATTAGAGCATCCTGCTAATAACGACATGCCAGGCTAGTTATTTGCAGGCTATTGGcataacaagaaaatatttattaattatcacGCACGGTGAGAGAGCCACATTAATTCAgacggaaacaaaaaaaaattacagttgtcTAACAAATGTAACCATGCTATAACCAATTTTCCTTTGCAACTTGCAAATGCAGTACATGACCCCGACAAAGAAgtaatttaattacttttgtttgaatttttttattacaagctGTTATTCTTTGACAGTTTCAAGTACCACGATCTAAAGCATTACGTTCCTATATAAAAACCCACTGCTCTTAATATGTTATGTTTCAGATGATCGCCTTTAAGTTAAATTCATCCATAATAGattttcacaataaaaaataaatatttttaagtaacgtCAAATTCAAAGGCATGTGTGACCAGGTATGTGGTGTGcgaagcttcaggaaaaacaacgcgattcgaTAACTGCTCAAGCTATCAGAGAGTAGActgtttacggaaagcattttaagaatacgctgaagggCTGATGAGTATTTCTGCTTCCATTTTTcgtttttttaacttatttttataagagtgtaAAAGGCGAGAACTtgagttttcataaaaatatttaagcattaaggggcccacctcgtcagagtgtatgtgtgttagtgaggcgggatgataagcgcgacgttcgctggtgtttctagcgtggtatagcctctaagcgcaagactctgaactggcgcgcagacctctcgtcgtcacaggataactgtgagatttgagcggtgaccgtaactttatatggcggagaaatgaagataaatgtgtaatgcaagtcccttaagtgttttcaagaatctgtaccagtttttttacgcctaaaaattacgctgaaaacatgcgttttagccattttaactcttctaaaaatacaattaaaaaacttaacCCTAATTCAAAAGAACTTTTCggtcctcggcgaactcttaaatgcaaTTTTGTAAGCAGACCCAACTCGGATATCttcagtagttttgaaatcgtgttgtttttcctgaagctctgcgcaccgtctgtgtgaccggGTAGGGAGCCCTTAAACACTTAGATatagattattaaaagcactcaaagggacttgcattatggTCTCACACTCAGTTGAcgtgtgcacgacgagaagacttcgtGCCAGTCCAAAGTTTTGCGCTTAGAAGCGATATTGCGTTTCAATTTATTATCATCCCGCCTAACTAACAAAAATACACTATGGGCtcggcgggccccttaacattagaatttcaatttaatttaatgcagctttttggacatacgccattgcagtttttcactgtttgtcatggaaaaattccgaagataaaaaaaaataaagataaaaatttacagaaaacaagaccgaatcagctgatgtcggacaaacggaaccaacgatgaaacaaaacaagcatatggacaacacaatgacgacagcacggacaaaaaatgttcaacatacaaatttcatacagcacaagaattcttttgaaggaacttagtcacgGAAAAATTAATACAACAACACAGATGGAACACAATGGGTTAAAAAAAGAGATAGATTAAATGCAGGCTGACAACTAACtcggacaacgcagcaaacacacaaccacagcgatgaagataaacatgtACTATGTACAGCACAACggcgatagcactgacgaacacggAAGATTTCCATTGGAGAGCAGTTGAATTTCAGGTTGAATGAGCACCAGCTggcagaaagaaagaaagaaagaaagaagcaCTTGGACCCCTCATAGCATAAGCCTTCCTGGGTATTCTATATCCCTTTAATTTCGGGTTTCTTATTTCGTGGTATTTCATACCATCAAGAACAGGGTATTTTTCTTTGGTAACCCGGCGCCGGAGCACGGGTGCAGGTAACGGATCAAGCCGTTACACGCAATCGGAAAttggctaaccagacagttggccgAGTCCCAAGCCCTTAAACTCATCACTACTGGCGCCGCATCCCAACCTCTCCTAGCTCACCAGGGCTAGCAAACCGGACCAGCTGGCGGAGCAGGAACTCAGAACCGAGCCCCGGACAGGCGTCAGCCTACGACGCGTTGGAAAACGCCGTGGCACCGGACAAGTCAAGGATGTCGGCCGCCGTCCGTCCTTCCTCCCCGCCTTGAGAACGCACAGCCGCTCGCCGATACGATCGGGCCGCTGACCCAACCTGCCTTTCtcccgtcgtcgtcgtcgtcgacgACGCGCGCGGGTGGCAGTGCCTCGGGGTGGGTCCCGCCTCTCAAGGTCGCGGCTCTCCCGGAGAAAGAGAGAGACCCCCAACCTCTAGGGGGGGCTCCGACCCCACCAGGGAGGGGCGCCCGTGACGGTATATAAGCGACGGGCCGGACCCACATCGGCCaccgatgtgccctggatgcgaagtgtagacgaactgcgggctggaacttgcggagctgtggactgccgcgcgcgcaatggaactgaacagcatcggaattctgaaggaagagatggcggcgccttcaagttggggccctgttggagccagtggtagcctgggcggcgcgaccttcaaccgacccgggaatttggggggcaagagggtccgactcgcaagatacttcattcgcctgaacgacttacccccaccctggcttgaaaggtcgttggctgttgactggaagaaggaagatgaagatggcgcaatgtcaggctgcctttcgctccgagagccagcagttcgagccggtttactggctcgtctgcccacttctgtcttaactgtggctgcctgggcagctgtggctgggctgacgtgaagtcgcccgcccctgggggcgcatgcgcccctggctaataataacccaggagctcccaactttaaatgcgggccgcaaggcccaagcacccaactccaccaaggttgattttcagcccctccaactcttcttacctggacccttcttcctcttgtccagtagttacctgcttgcttaatgcatgttaattgatccccgcatgaaccggcccagggttttccctgtgtctatgcaggttttacctgggtcacacttagctagcttttaagctaggcgaccaatggggcgtcagtcatggcgccaatcgcagccatggctggccaataaaccccaataagcacatgatgcacgcgcccttgtcctgcatggttaaaaacccgcatggtagagtgtataggcttcggcctgagacacacttaggtcctcccctaacctggaccctcccctacacacttagaattaacttaggctaggaaaaaaaaaaaaaaaaaatcacatcggCCACAGTCGCTCCTCTGGTCTCCGGCGGAACTCCTCACACAGCATGAACACTCTGGTGAGCGGCAACACCTGGCGCCAGGCTGAGGCTCAAAACACCAGCTGGATGACGCCTGCGTTTCTCAGATTGAACCAAattggtttcacgtgaaacatGGATGGgataaacttaatatttaatgaacaaACAGTGCCTTATTTATGCTAAGCCTGTTTTCAACAAACACTATTCGAAAATAgaaattagcattttaaaaattataacaaatttagAGAACAGTTAAAATTAAAGACGAATTAACATTTAATACATatgataatttataaattaatataaccatatatattaatttaatttttaacataaaaggcACTAATGTCCATTAAGTTAAATAATGCAAATGCAgatattacttattaaaaattaaaaatttaaagcgAATATATGAAACGAATTTCATTGTGTATTAACTTTTTTTGCtcacaatgaaataaaaacaatgaatATAAATCCATTTCAAGggtagaataatttttaattttgtccaCAGATCTTCGCCTCCTGCCTGCTGGCCCTGGCGGCCGCCGAGCCCGGATACCTGGGCGGAGCGCACCTCGCCTACAACGCCCTCCCAGTGGCCGCCGCTGTCTCCAGCCAGTACCACGCCCAGGACGAGCTGGGCCAGTACAGCTACGGCTACTCCGGAGACACCTCCGCCAAGCACGAGACCCGCACCCTGGACGGCATCACCCAAGGCGGCTACTCCTACCTGGACGCCCACGGCCTGGTGCAGAGCGCCAGCTACGTGTCGGACCCCGTGAATGGTTTCCGCGTGGCCGCCACCAACCTGCCCGTGGGACCGTCTGCCCCCGCCCCGGCCGTCGTGGCTCCCTACGCCGCCGTTCACGCCGCCCCCTACACCGCCGTTCACGCCGCCCCCTACGCTGCCGTTCACGCCGCCCCCTACGCCGCCCTGGCTGGCGCTCCGCTGCCCGTCGCCGACACCCCTGAGGTGTACGCCGCCAAGGTCGCCCACTTCCAGGCCCACGCCGAGGCCAAGGGCCACCTCCTGGGCCGCAAGAAGCGCAGCCCTGGCTACCTGGGCGCCGCCGGACACGGCATTTACGCCGCCCCCGCTGCGGTCGTCGCCGCCCCCGCCCGTAGCTTCGCCTACTCCACCGTCGCTGCCCATGCCGTCCCCGCCGTGGCCACCtacgccgccgccgcccccgcatACGCTGCTGCTCCCGCTGTCCTCGCGGCTCCTGCTCGTAGCTTCGGCTACTCCACCGTGGCCGCCCACGGCGTGCCTGCTGTAGCCGCCTATGCCGCCGCTCCTGCCGCTATCTCTACTTATGCTGCCGCCGCCCCCCTGGCCGCCCCCGTGGCGGTCGCCGGCTCCAGCCAGTACCGCGCCCAGGACGAGCTGGGACAGTACAGCTACGGCTACGCCGACGGCAACTCCGTGAAGCACGAGAGCCGCGCCTTCGACGGCACCACCCACGGCGCCTACTCCTACGTCGACGGCCACGGTCTGGTGCAGAGCGTCAAGTACCACGCCGACGCCCTCGGCTTCCGCGCCGTGGGCAC is from Bacillus rossius redtenbacheri isolate Brsri chromosome 15, Brsri_v3, whole genome shotgun sequence and encodes:
- the LOC134539345 gene encoding cuticle protein 19.8-like is translated as MNTLIFASCLLALAAAEPGYLGGAHLAYNALPVAAAVSSQYHAQDELGQYSYGYSGDTSAKHETRTLDGITQGGYSYLDAHGLVQSASYVSDPVNGFRVAATNLPVGPSAPAPAVVAPYAAVHAAPYTAVHAAPYAAVHAAPYAALAGAPLPVADTPEVYAAKVAHFQAHAEAKGHLLGRKKRSPGYLGAAGHGIYAAPAAVVAAPARSFAYSTVAAHAVPAVATYAAAAPAYAAAPAVLAAPARSFGYSTVAAHGVPAVAAYAAAPAAISTYAAAAPLAAPVAVAGSSQYRAQDELGQYSYGYADGNSVKHESRAFDGTTHGAYSYVDGHGLVQSVKYHADALGFRAVGTNFPVAH